The genomic interval ATGACTTGGACCCTTTTTGTAATTGTTATCGCATACGGCAGGAGGGCTCCTGCCGCTGTCAGGCGCTCAATCAACCAGATAATGGATCCACAAACAATGAGCATGGCTTAGTCCCCCCAGTTAAACCGTTCATGAAAAAGATAAAATCATCAAACAAAATTGTGTTTATCTATATTAATCAGGCATTTACAGATTTAATGCTGGATAAAAATTTTGTTCGTTTATCGAACGCTACAATTTTGTGGATCCATAAAAGAAGCCCAAATCCATGCCTGAGCGCTCAAGAGGCAGCAGCGATGAACAAATCTTCATGTTCCCCGCCAGCGCCCTGATTCCGGGGTGGGCAGACATTAACCGCCCACCGTCAGTCGCCACTCGCCTTGAGGGCGCGGTGGGTGTTGCGTAGCATCCCCGGCCCGATCGCGCGCCCGTACAGCCACCGCGATACCTGCAGACAAGAGCTACTGATGCCACAACCCATCCCCCTCAAGGACCACGAAAAGGAAAAGCACCTGGTCAATCGCCGGCTCCTGGCCTGCGCCATCCTGGTCTTCAGCCTGGTCGCCGTGCTGGTGGGGCGGCTGTATGTCTTGCAGGTGCTGCAGCACGACCAGCAGACCGCCGTGTCGGAAAACAACCGTGTGCACGTGCTGCCCATCGCCCCCGAACGCGGGCTGATCTACGACCGCAACGGCGTGGTGCTGGCCGACAACAAACCCAGCTTCGACCTGACCATGACCCGCGAGCGGGCCGGCGGCGACTCGGCCAAGGTGCTCGACACCCTCACCCAGGTGCTAGGCCTGACCGAAGACGACCGCAAGCAGTTCGACAAAGACCTGCGCCGTGGCCGCAAGCCGTTCGAACCGGTAACCCTGATGGTAGGCCTGAGCGAAGAGCAGATCGCCCTGGTGGCGGTGAACCAGTTCCGCCTGCCGGGCCTGGAAGTAGAGCCACAGTTCATCCGCGAATACCCCTTGGCCGAACATTTCGCCCACTCGGTGGGTTATGTGGGGCGCATCAACGAGAAAGAGGCCAAGGTTCTCGACAGCACCGAGTACCGTGGCACCCAGTCAATCGGCAAGACCGGTATCGAACACTTCTACGAAAGCCAGCTGCACGGGCATGTGGGCTACGAGGAGGTCGAGACCAACGCCCAGGGCCGGGTGATGCGCGTGCTCAACCACAAGGCCCCGACCCCGGGACAAGACATCGTCCTGACCCTGGACGCCCACTTGCAGGTGGCCGCAGAAAAGGCCTTGGGCGACCGCCGTGGCTCGGTGGTGGTACTGGACCCGGCCAATGGCGACGTGCTGGCAATGGTCAGCAACCCCAGCTTCGACCCCAACCTGTTCGTCAAGGGCATCAGCTTCAAGCAGTACGCCGAACTGCGCGATTCCATCGACCGACCGCTGTTCAACCGTGTGCTGCGCGGCCTGTATGCCCCAGGCTCGACGGTGAAACCGGAAGTGGCCATCGCCGGCCTCGACAGCGGCGTGATCACCCCAGGCAGCCGGGTGTTCGACCCGGGCTATTACGAGCTGCCCAACTATGACCACAAGTACCGCAACTGGAACCGCAGCGGCGACGGCTGGGTGGACATGTACACCGCCATCATGCGGTCCAACGACACCTATTTCTACGACCTGGCGCACAAGCTGGGCATCGACCGCCTGCATGACTACATGGCCGAATTCGGCCTGGGCCAGAAGGTGTCGCTGGACATGTTCGAAGAGGCCTCCGGGCTGATGCCGTCGGCCCAGTGGAAGCGTGCCAGCCGGCGCCAGGCCTGGTTCCCGGGCGAA from Pseudomonas fortuita carries:
- the mrdA gene encoding penicillin-binding protein 2 translates to MPQPIPLKDHEKEKHLVNRRLLACAILVFSLVAVLVGRLYVLQVLQHDQQTAVSENNRVHVLPIAPERGLIYDRNGVVLADNKPSFDLTMTRERAGGDSAKVLDTLTQVLGLTEDDRKQFDKDLRRGRKPFEPVTLMVGLSEEQIALVAVNQFRLPGLEVEPQFIREYPLAEHFAHSVGYVGRINEKEAKVLDSTEYRGTQSIGKTGIEHFYESQLHGHVGYEEVETNAQGRVMRVLNHKAPTPGQDIVLTLDAHLQVAAEKALGDRRGSVVVLDPANGDVLAMVSNPSFDPNLFVKGISFKQYAELRDSIDRPLFNRVLRGLYAPGSTVKPEVAIAGLDSGVITPGSRVFDPGYYELPNYDHKYRNWNRSGDGWVDMYTAIMRSNDTYFYDLAHKLGIDRLHDYMAEFGLGQKVSLDMFEEASGLMPSAQWKRASRRQAWFPGETLILGIGQGYMQVTPLQLAQATSLLASKGVWHRPHLAMTVGGDAPVDPNPMPNIVLHDKHAWDQVSQGMQMVMHDPRGIARAAAAGAQYRIAGKSGTAQVVAIKQGERYNRNKTLERHRDNALFVGFAPADHPSVVVAVMIENGEAGGRVAGPVVREVMDAYLLDEQGHLKPEYAGGASGRNVPHI